The genomic window GAGGCTTAGCTTGAAAATtatgtttgtttacattttcaaTGATCCCATACTGCTGAGCTGAATAGTTATCACAAAATCCATttggttgctttatttttttatcagtaACTGATTCAAAGAGATTTTCTTCTCCAGTCTTTGTCAGTCCTTCCATGTGATTGACAGATTGAATTCTTTCTGCACCATTGTAACTGAAATCAAAACTAGAAAATGCTGAAGGGTTTTCTTGGCAATACTTCTGAAATAAACTGCTATTTGGGGTTAAATTTGTGGATGACAGTTGGGGGAAATCTGAAGAATGGTTAGAACCTTTTGAAGCTACACTTAAGTGGCTATTTAATTTCATCAAGTTACCTTGATTCCGATAAGGAATAGGAGTGTTATTTTTTGGTTGGACATTCATCCAAGTTGGTCTGTTTAAGTTGATACCTCCTGAAGATGTTGCTGAGTTTGGTAATAAATTCACAGATTTAAAATACTCAGAATTTGGGGGGTCAGGTTTTGTAAACTGTTGTTTTTCTGTGACATTAGCAAAATCATTATTAGCTGGACAAGCTGTGTGAGGTTTTAGTCCAAATTCTGATTTTAAGCCAAAATCAGCAGTGAATGCTGCTTCCTTTGCAAACTGCTTTTCTGTCAGATGTGGTGTGGTTTTTGGAAATGTGAAATTCTGCTGGTCAGGTATTgtctcctccatttttttctgatttgctgGTTTAACCTGAAATAACTTTGTGTAGGTGTCTGCTTCTACAGTTGGTGTTTCAGGTGTGCCATTGGCTAATTTTTTACTATCTTGGACACTAAAATTCGAACACTTATTAATCTTAGCCTTATTAGGATGAACATATTCTGGGTATCTGCAataatctgtgttttcattgtatCTGTTAAATTGAGAAAGAAACATCTCTGCCCTTTTCTGCTGTAATGGTGCTTCAAGACCTTTAgcacatattttctctcttccataaGGGTAAGTATCAACTCCTGTTTCTTTCATGATGTCAGACAGACCAGTTTGTGATGTAAAACAGTTTTTGACAAATGGATAATCTTGGAATGTTGTCTTAGCTGTATCATTTGTCTGGATATTGTAACAGTTAGAATGATCACTTCGTGAGGGGTACATCCATTGTTCTTCAAGGTCTAAACCAGTAAATCCATGATAAAGTTCATCTATTTTTTGTTGTGGTGTTAGATTACTATTATGCAGGTATTGCTTTTCCACTGCTGACACAGATTCACCACTATAAAAAGCTTGCTGAGAGATGGCTGTATCTATTGGCCTTTTGGTTTCTGTTAAGAGGTCATGGTGATCTGCAAATCTGCTTGTGTTCATTGGCCAAACTGACTTTAAATTGGAGGAGCAGGTCCTAgaacaagtaaatatatttaattacaaCTTAggttttaaatgactttattgcCTTAGTGGAAAAGGTAGGACAGGTTTTCAAAACATATTACCTCACTGCCCCACTATCTATCTAatgctttctaatttttccttaTAAACTACTGTAACATCCAAATAATTTTCTATCACTTGAAATGTCACATGCtacataaatatgcattttaatcTTAATATGTCTACATTATACTTTCCCAAGAGGCATTAACTAAGGCCTGAGGCTGGTGACTGCATGATCTTACATGAATTGTTTATCTATAGTAAGCAGAAAACAAAGTAAGTTTCTCCTTTAAGTTATTATACAATACAAAAAAGTTGACGgcaactttttaaatgaaaaagatgtaCTTTGCTGAAAgtattactgaaattaaaatattttaattggttACATGTGTGCTGCACATTTCCCTACCTATGAAATAGGGTATTTGGGTAATATGGCTTCCACACCCCAAAaaacaatgtatttaaaaattttttaccatATAAATAAAGTCCATACATATTTCTACACAGCACTAATGATAGTTTCATTCTTTAGGATATATCTATAAAAGCTCTTtggaatttatattctttaaGCCAAAATTTAGCTCATAAACTTGAGGGGAAAAGCTCTGAATTATGCAAGaataattttccaaatgaaagtTCTTAAGATCAAATTAAACTTTAGTATGAAACTTCCAATTGTATGGCAAATACCTCAGAAAAATCAAGGCTGCTAGATACAAATCTGTGAATTAAGATGTCTATCATCAGATGATCCtttattaaataagaataaaagctaataataaatacagtaatCTAGTATATGTGAATTTAAAAGTTTACTATATACCATACGGCTTATATAATATACTAACCCCTCAGCAAAATATGGCTGTGACTTATCTTGTTCTTCCAAAATATTAGACACAAGTCCATATAAGTCTGTTTCACTGCCATagtcatttctttctgtttgaatcctaaaaataaatgaatatcacATGTAAATTCTTTTCCTCATACTGAAATACAATatattgatttctatttccagacttattatatcattattttcctataaaatatttGGATTGGATTTATACCATCATTTCAAATAAAGAGGGAATGGGAACTCAAGAATATTTTCCACTTCAGCATAGTGCCTATACTACATAAGTGTTTCTCCTTCATTTCAAATCCTACGTCTAATTCACGATGTATGCTTAACTCCTATTTCTCCAAAACACATGCTATTCATTTTAGGTTCCAAGAACTAAATCTCTGACCTATGATGTTTTAGACAGGCTTGGCTCCATGGCTCCTTCTAAAAGCATATCTGGTCCCATTATACATTATTCCATCAACACttgctcagtttcttcatttgtgattTGAAAACCATACAAATCTGCTGCTCTATTTTTGTGACTCTTTAGACCAAATGTTggatttaaaaagtgaaatgtgaTATGGTCATCCTAGATACCACACCTATTGCAGTTGTCTCTTAAATGTAACAGATTTGTGGGCTATCCCAAATCCTTACTAAAGTAACTGGAACTCTATGTACCTGAAATTGTACCTTGTGACTAACactaaataatacaaaatgtaaaaaccacaaggagatcAAAATTAGTCCTTTTTACCTCCTATGTATTTAAAGTAATTTGTTCCTAGAAGTAGTATGTTGCTTTAGGTTGTAACTTCttgttttctcacattttatttctaacacTTCATAATGTTaggtatttaagaaataaaaataccttataTTTGGATAACACTCAAACATTTCACTGATCTTCATAACACAGGATGGGCAAGAATTAGTAATCATTAAGCTACTGAAGAATGAGGATTTGAGATTTTAAGAAACTTGTAttttgtggcacctgggtggctcagttggttaagccgctgccttcggctcaggtcatgatcccaggttcctgggatccagtcccgcatcaggctctctctgctcagcagggagcctgcttccccccctttctctgtctgcctctctgcctacttgtgatctctctcgctgtcaaataaataaaatcttaaaaaaaacccttgtaTTTTGCAAGTGTATTTGATTTGCCAAACTGTATACTTGCTGAACAAGTGGTATGCCTACAAGTCTAATGCTTTCTCCTCTATGTTGTATTATTTCAAAAAGATTCAATGTGaagttttttgtatattaatatattagtatCTATCTAAAAAATTCAATGTAATATATACTAAACTATTAATAGTTATTATTGGGAAGTGTTAAAGATTAAGGTGAACAACTGCCTTCTTTCGTGTATTTCTGTAAAGTCTGAATTTTTTCAATGAACACAGagcaacttaaaaatatttttatagaattatatatgtCTTTCTAATAAAATCACTATTTTATAGAACttactaaaactttaaaatttttaacatttaaaaaagaattttattttattttttttttaaagattttatttatttatttgacagagagagatcacaagtaggcagaaaggcaggcagagagagagagagagagaggaggaagcaggcttcctgctgagcaaagagcccgacgcgggacccgatcccaggaccctgagatcatgacctgagccgaaggcagcggcttaacccactgagccacccaggcgcccctaaaaaagaattttaaagtaatctctaggAGTACCTGGGTGATGCAGTGGGTTAGgagaccaactcttggtttcacctcaggtggtgagatcaagccccatgatggggcttagagcacagagcctgtttaagattctctccttcggggcgcctgggtggctcagtggtttgggctgctgccttctgctcaggtcatgatctcagggtcctgggatcgagccccgcatcgggctccctgctccgcaggaagcctgcttccctctctctctctgcctgcctctctgcctacttgtgatctgtctgtcaaataaataaataaaatcttaaaaaaaaaattctctccctctccctctgcccctcccacttatgctctctctctaaaataaataaataaatcttttaaaaaaaagtaatttctacatccaacatgaggcctgaactcacaaccctgagatcaagagtcacatgctctactgattgagccacttaaaattttattaattaaagaatattaaaaattggggagcctggctggctcagtcagtgaagcatgtggctcttgatctcagggtcctgagttcaagccctatggcgggcataaaatttacttaaaaaaaaaaaaaaaaaaagaataaacatgtaagatttttaaaataattattttccaattaaACTAAAGATGTATGAActttgggatgtctgggtggctcagctggttaagcagctgcctttggctcaggtcatgatcccagcatcctgggatggagtcccacattgggctccttgcttggcagggagcctgcttctccctctgcctctgcctgccactctgtctgcctgtgctcgctcttgcttttctctctatgacaaatgaataaataaaatctttaaaaaaaaaaaaagatgtataaattTCTATCAACTGCTCTCTTATACATAATTAAAGTAACAGTAGATGGCACTCCCTCTTTTTCAACAGGCTCCCAAAATATCCTACACTTTTTTAAACTTCACTATACTTGTGCCCAGGAAGTCACTGTCATCATAGTCATCATTATCCTCATTGTAAGATCTCTAAAGGTAGGAATAATATTTGCCATGTTAATTCTAGTATTCCCAGTATGAGAGATCTGGCATAGAGTAGGCCTTTATTATTAATGGAattgaaaaataactaaaagtatCTTATATTTGATAAAATCCTGTTTGTTGTATATTTGTGAAGGaaataattactaaaaatttAGAACTGGatgaaaaaagtagataaaaaatTATAACTCATTTATATAAGTTATCCTTAGAAAGAGGAATTTAATATGTATGCACTAAGGATtgcctctaataaataaaaaaagtaatgagctaaaaattatacacaaaatCTGCTCAGTTCaggacttctaaaagttttttttttttaagattttatttattttatttgagagagatcacaagtaggcagagaggcaggcagagagagagggaagaggaagcaggctccctgctaagcagagagcccgatgcggggctcgatcccaggaccctgggatcatgacctgagctgaaggcagaggctttaacccactgagccacccaggcgccccaggatttctAAAAGTTTAATAAACACAGAATTATAATGCCATGACATTAAAATCCTGATATAGGGAAAAAAGAGCTAATACAACTGGGTTCCCATGTAATCAAACTTAAAAAGAACTTCATTTAGCCTGAAAAATCTGATTTATTAATTTACCTGTTCTTTACATTGATCTGAGAATTAGAAGGCTGTTTAATATCATCTCCATAAGTAGACCATGGTGCATAGAAAAGTGAAGAATCTACAGAATTTGAATATTCTGTTGATGAAGAAAGTGGAGTATAGGTCTGCCTTAGGTCAACACTGTCTTCACtctgaaattttaaagacatatttgCATATCAGACACatcaaaattacatttattataaaatattagtgaaataataagaaattagaGGTAACAGCCCATGTGTAAGTGCTGGAAGACTTAAAATCTAGATTTACCAGTTAAGTTTGTTTTCTACTAGGGGTTGGCGACTTTTTTCTGTAAgggacaaataataaatattttaggtttttctaGATGTTAAGGTCTCTGTTGAAACTCCTTAGCTCTGCTTTTCTAGCACCAGAGCAAACAAAAGACAATATGTAAAGGGCATAGCTATGTTCcaataagattttgtttatacaATGAGGCACTGGGCAGATCTGATCTGTACTTGTTGCTTATCCCTGGTATGAAACACCTACAATTACCACACTTTTAACTTTTCTGAACAGATGAGAATTGTGTGGACACCAGAAGTGTTATTTTCAAGTAATCATTTACAAAATTTGGTCTTAATGCCCCCAATCTGTGAAAAAAGTGaatgttttttcatatttatatagaatatttcatagactttttgaagaaatttcatataacattatattcatTCAACCTTGTGACTTAAGTACTCtactttaaaaagagggaaactgaggctacaGATTACTGAGCTGATAGATGGTAAAACTACACCCAAACTCAAGGCCTTACTCCTACTGTAGGACCTTTTAAATAGTATCTTCAATTTTCAGCCTACTTTCTATTTCCAAGagatattataaaaatgacatgACACATAAAATTTTATGATCTCTTTAGAAATTTAATAGCTATTACtacaattagaagaaaaatacaaactcatttttctctttttgtggaTACTTCTAGAATGAACTTTGagtaaataaggtaaaaaaaatttgaattttaagattttattgatttaaagtACTGccttaaggggcaactgggtggctcagttggtttagccatctgccttcagctcaggttatgatcccagggtcctgggattgagccccacatcaggctccttgctcaacaggcagcattcttctccccctccttttgtctggtgctctgcctgcttgtgctctctccctctctctctctgtcaaataaataaatggaatctttaaaaaaataaaatgctgcctCTTTCCAAAAGGGATTGATGttccaggaaaataattttagatactTAATATAGTAGAATGAATTTAACAAATAATGAAGACTAAACTTAGATGTATTTTATTctagaaaatgtttctttaaggAAGACTGAAAGTATAAattcacaaaattttttaaattaacatatattaaaatacataaaatatttaaaaataaaattaacatataatgtattatttgtttcaagggtataggtctgtgattcattagtcttacataATGGAGAGCACTCACTATAGCATATATcgtcccaatgtccatcacccagccaccccatccttccgttcccctcccctctagcaaccctcagtttgtttcctgagattaagagtctcttatggtttgtttcccttagTTTCACAAATTTTAATTCTCCAAATGAAACCTGAGATGTAATAACTATAAATATCCAGACACAGTAgaaatggtattttcttataaattgataaaatataatcctgactgaaaatattttctaattgtttttatactcttaatcaaaatttatataaagagaGAAGACATACTTAGATCAAagtattcttaaatttttgttcATTATAGACATTATTGAAATTCAACTCTTTAAATATATAAGAGTTTATACTATagcaaaaaaatatgaaaatctctTCCAATCACTCAACTTTAAGAATCTCAaatatcgggcgcctgggtggctcagtggtttaagcctctgccttcaactcaggtcatgatctcagggtcctgggatcgagccccacatcgggctctctgctcagcgg from Mustela nigripes isolate SB6536 chromosome 16, MUSNIG.SB6536, whole genome shotgun sequence includes these protein-coding regions:
- the MEIOC gene encoding LOW QUALITY PROTEIN: meiosis-specific coiled-coil domain-containing protein MEIOC (The sequence of the model RefSeq protein was modified relative to this genomic sequence to represent the inferred CDS: deleted 1 base in 1 codon) yields the protein MEVRGGDTCPPPNPPGPREGLEPKVAFRGGANRCWNLGADPSSRLTDVFNSVMLTGSTSFYDCYKSQSEDSVDLRQTYTPLSSSTEYSNSVDSSLFYAPWSTYGDDIKQPSNSQINVKNRIQTERNDYGSETDLYGLVSNILEEQDKSQPYFAEGTCSSNLKSVWPMNTSRFADHHDLLTETKRPIDTAISQQAFYSGESVSAVEKQYLHNSNLTPQQKIDELYHGFTGLDLEEQWMYPSRSDHSNCYNIQTNDTAKTTFQDYPFVKNCFTSQTGLSDIMKETGVDTYPYGREKICAKGLEAPLQQKRAEMFLSQFNRYNENTDYCRYPEYVHPNKAKINKCSNFSVQDSKKLANGTPETPTVEADTYTKLFQVKPANQKKMEETIPDQQNFTFPKTTPHLTEKQFAKEAAFTADFGLKSEFGLKPHTACPANNDFANVTEKQQFTKPDPPNSEYFKSVNLLPNSATSSGGINLNRPTWMNVQPKNNTPIPYRNQGNLMKLNSHLSVASKGSNHSSDFPQLSSTNLTPNSSLFQKYCQENPSAFSSFDFSYNGAERIQSVNHMEGLTKTGEENLFESVTDKKIKQPNGFCDNYSAQQYGIIENVNKHNFQAKPQSGHYDPEEGPKHLDGLSQNTYQDLLESQGHFNSHRQGSGDNNINSRVNRTQASCFSNNYMMGDLRHNQSFQPLSSNGFPLRSTHPFGHSVVPLLDSYDLFSYDDLSHLYPYFNDMMYGDNSFSGFVPTFGFQRPIKTRSGPASELHIRLEECYEQWRALEKERKKTELALAKNYPGKKVSSTNNTPIPRLTSNPSRVDRLIVDELREQARVVTLLGKMERLRSSPLHANISTALDRHLESIHIVQSRRKDEIVNASNRQRQGVPRCQDDRDVFALASAIKEMCVATRKARTTLWCALQMTLPKTASTAGQTDVEKALQDIVNCEDKVHENINSSNPMNQRGEANKH